Below is a genomic region from Nitratidesulfovibrio sp..
TGCCCCGACTTCAGCAGGCCGTACAGCTGCGCCAGCAGGTTCAACACCGTTTCGCGCACGCGGGGGTCTTCCGCGTCCACGGTGACGGTGTTTCCGCGCGTGTCCAGGCGTGCGCCCGACTTTTCCGCGATCAGGGAAAGGTTGGCGTTGCGCGCGCCGAACAGCTGGTTGGCCAGTGCGGCGTCGTCGAATTCCAGCGTGGCGGCGGTGGTGGCTTGCGACATGAGTCTCGTGGGTTGTGGTGGCGAAGCGCGTCGCGGCGGCACGCGAACGCGGCGAGGACCGGTTCGGCTGCCGGGCGCGTGCGGCGCGCGGCATGGGGAATGGCAGTGGTTCCGGCCGGGCGAGGTTGATCTGGCCCGGCGTGCGGAAGCGCGGCAGGTAGCCCGAATGACCCATGGGGCATGATCGGACCATGACCGGAGCATGACAGGAGTATGACCGGGTCACAAAAGGATGGGGGCGCTCCGCGCGGATGTCCGTTACCGCCCCGATAGCCCGTTTCCGCCGTGGCGTCCAATGGTTTCGGCCCGGACCGGCTCGGCCCGGACCGGCCCGGCTCGGCCCGGACCGGCCCGGCTCGGCCCGGACCGGACCGGCCCGGCGGCGTGCAGGGCGCATGCGCGCGCGAGCTGATGGCGGGTACGCGCAGCGGCGGGGGCGTGGAGGTGGACGCGGCAAGGGGAGTGAGTCCGCGCTGGCATGGGCGATGCATTAAGCAATGTAAAGGCGGAACCCGGCAAAATCGTCCGCCCGGAGGCAGCATGTCCATTTCGTCCATCTACGGCAGCTACGGCACGTACGGCATCGACCTTTCCACATACACCGACGGCAGTTCCACGTCGTCCTCTTCGTCGGCCAGTTCATCGTCGTCGTCTTCCTCGTCGGGCAACACGGTGACCGGCCTCTCGCTGGACTACCTGTCCCAGCTTTCCAGCGTGCTCAAGGAAATTTCGCCCAACGCCACCGGCAAGCTGACCTTCAGCATGGTTGAAGAGTACCGCAAGCAGATGGAAGAGGAATTTTCCGCCAAGGTGCGCGAAGACCTGACCAAGCTGGGCGTGGACAAGGACGTGGAGTTCCGGGTGGTCACCGATGAAAAGACCGGCGGCGTCACGGTGATTACCGACAGCGAGGACAAGGCCAAGATCGAGAAGTATTTCAAGGATAATCCGGACATGGTCGAGCAGTTCCAGAAGATCCAGACCCTGTCCAACCTCGAGAAGGCCCGCAAGGCGGAAGGGTATTCCCCGCAGGACATCAAGACCCGCCTGCAAATGGAAGCCATGAGCGCCTGGTGGAGCGAGGACGGCGCCTCGTCGCAGATCATGGACTACACCGCCGACCAGGCCACCTTCCTTACCGGGTTGCGCGCCCGCGTGTAGAGGCGGCGGCGTGCGGTTGCCGCACCCCGTATCCGGGCCGCCGGGGTGTGCTGCTGCCGGGGGTTGTCATTGCCGGGCGATTGCGGCATGACGTGCCCGTGAACGCACCCGACCCTGCCACCATTTCCGCCGTCCGCCACGCCGTGCCGGGCGATGCATCGCCGTCGATGTCTTTCATGACACCGGGCGGCGCGCCGTTGCGCACCATTCAGGTGGTCAACGTGCGCTGGTTCAACGCCACGGCGTGGTACGGCATGATGCTGGCCCGCCTGCTGCGCGAGGCCGGGCACGAAACCCTGGTGCTGGGCCTTGCGGGCACCGAATCGTTCGAGCGCGCCCGCGCCTGGGGGCTGGACCCCATCCCCCTGCCGCTGAATGCCGCCAATCCCTTCACCCTGGCCGGGCTGTACGGCACGCTGCACCGCATGGTGCGCGATTTTCGCCCCCACGTGGTCAACTGCCACCGGGGCGAATCGTTCGTGCTGTGGGGCCTTTTGAAGGCGCTGCACGCGCGCGGGCCGCATCGCTTCGGGCTGGTGCGCACGCGCGGCGACCAGCGCCTGCCCAAGGGCAACCGGCCCAACCTGTTCCTGCACACCCGCGTGGCCGACGCGGTCATCGCAACCAACACGGTGATGGCCGAGCATTTCGTCAATGAAATGGGCGTGCCCGCCGACCGGGTGCACACCATTCTCGGCGGGGTGGACGAGTCCGTGTTCCGCTTCGACGCGGCGGGCCGCGCCCGCGTGCGCGCCGAATACGGCTGGGCGGACGACGACTTCGTGGTGGGGCTGCTGGGCCGGTTCGACACGGTGAAGGGCCAGCGCGAGCTGATCGAGACCGCGGCGGGCCTGCGTGAGGGCCGCTGGGATGGTACGCCGCGTCCGCGCCTGCGGCTGATGCTGGCGGGGTTCGATTCGGCCACGCCAGAGGCCACGGTACGCGGCTGGCTGCGCGAGGCGGCAATGGAAGATGTTTCCGTGATCACCGGCAAACGCCCGGACGTGGCCGCGTGCATTTCGGCCATGGACCTTGGCGTGGTGGCCTCGCTGTGGTCCGAGACCATCGCCCGCGCCGCGCTGGAGATCATGGCCTGCAACAGGCCGCTGGTATCCACCACCGTGGGTGTCATGCCAGACCTGCTGCCCCAGGGCGCGCTGGTGCCCCCCGGCGACGTGGCCGCCATGGCCGCTGCCATCGCCCACGCCATGGACAGCCCGCCGTGGCTGGAAATACTGCGCGATGCCTGCGGGCTGCGCATCGAAGCCCTGCACCGGGCGGATTTTCTGAACCGGACCCTTGGGGTCTATCGGGACGTGTATCGCGGCGTGTGGCAGGGGAGCTACTGTCCCGACGTTCCGCCGGAAGTCCCGCCGGATGGCGAGCTTGGCCCGAATGGCCCGGACGTCCCTTCCGCCTCCGATGTAACGGACGCCCCGGATGATACCGGCGGCACGGGCAGGGCCTGAGCCCCCGCATGTTTTGACCACCCGCGCATTTTTTCATCCCGACGGCGCGTGCGCGCCGCCGCACCACGCACACCGGACGGGGCCGCGCCAATCGGCCCCTCACGCAAGAGCCAGAGCAGGAGACACACCAGTGAGCCTCAAGAGTTTCGCCAGCGACAACACCTCGGGCGTGCACCCGCGCATTCTCGCCGCCATGGGGCGCGCCAACGCCGGGCACGCCCACCCCTACGGGCAGGACCCGTACACCGAGCAGGCGAAAGAGGTGTTCGCCCGGCACTTCGGGCCGGACATCGACATGTATTTCGTGTTCCTGGGCACGGCGGCCAACGTGCTGGGGCTGCGCGCCGTGACCCGGCCGTGGCATTCGGTGGTCTGCGCGGACGTGGCCCACATCAACGTGGACGAATGCGGCGCGCCGGAATCGGTGACCGGGTCGAAGTTGCAGGTCATCCCCTCGCACGACGGGCGCATCCGGGTCATGGACGTGGTGCCGCTGCTGCACATGATCGGCAACTTCCACCACAGCCAGCCGCGCGTCATTTCCATCACCCAGTCCACGGAACTGGGCACCGTGTATTCCCCGGCGCAAATTCGCGCCCTGGCGGACTTTGCCCACGCCAACGGCATGCTGCTGCACATGGACGGCGCACGGCTGGCCAATGCCGCCGCTGCGCTGGACGTGAGCCTTGCGGCGCTGACCCGCGACGCGGGCGTGGACGTGCTGTCCTTTGGGGGCACCAAGAACGGCATGATGTTCGGCGAGGCGGTGATCTTTTTCAATCCGGAACTGTCGCGCGAATTCAACTTCATCCGCAAGCAGGGCATGCAGCTCATTTCCAAGATGCGCTTCATCGCCGCGCAGTTCATTGAAATGCTGCACGACGGCCTGTGGCTGGAAAACGCCCGCAACGCCAACACCATGGCCCGGCTGATGGCCGACAGCCTGCGCGGACTGCCGCACGTCACCATTACCCGGCCCGTGGAGGCCAACGCGGTGTTCGCGCGCCTGTCGCCCGAGCACATCGCCAAATTGCAGCAGGATTTCTACTTCTATGAATGGGACCCGGTGCTGCACGAGGTGCGCTGGATGACCAGCTTCGACACCACCGAGGAAGACGTGCGGGAATTCACCGACGCCGTGAAGGCGCTGGGGTAGGTAAGACGCCTTTCGACACGATTTCGGCGTCAGGATGATGAAAGAGTGGGCGTATGCAACGGCATACGCCCACTCATGCATTTGTACGGAAAGCTTGTTCGATACAACGTTAGTCGTAACAATCATCGCCCGCATGCAGCAGCTTGGGGCGAAATTCCGGCCACGCTTCGTTGCAGCGATAAGCGGGCAGTCGCCATGCCGCAGCCAGGCCGGATATCAGGGGGCATCAGAACTCGTACATCAGCGACAGATTGCCCCCCACGCCCTCGCGCACGCCGGTATAGCCCTGTGCGCCCAGATCAAGCGAAAAGCCGCTGTCCGGCAGGGGCTTCCATATGATGCCCGCTTCGCCCACGCCCGTGCCGCCCTTCAGGGTTGGCGCGGGTGCGTCAACTCCGGCCACCACGCTGTGCGCCGTGCCGTCGAATTCGTATTCCCATGCCGCGCCGGTGTATGGCGTGATGCACTTGTTCAGCGCGTAGCCAAAGCGCGCCCCAAGGCGTGTGCGGTACGAATCAATGTCGTCGAATGTTACCGGGTCGCCCAGTATGCGCACGTCCGCCCCCGTGGTGTGCGTCCAGAAGTACTTGCCGTACAGGTCAAGCCAGGCCTGCTCGCTGATGTTCCATATGTACCCGAGTCCCGCATGCGCGCCGTAGTAGGCGACGTTGATGTCGTATTCGGCCTCTCCCAACATGGGGTTCAGGTCGTCGCTCCTGTAGTCGGAACTGAGCCTGCCCGCGCGCACCGTTGCCTCGGCGTACAGCCCGCGCGCCATGCCTTCGGTGGCTTCCACCCGGCCCAGCAGGCCGCCGCCAGCGGAACGGCTGTCGCCCCGGGCCGTGATGCTGTCGCCCGCCGCCGTTTCGTTGTGGCTGTCGTAGGCGCCGACGCTTGTTTCGAAGAACGCCCCCACAAGCAGGTCCGCGCCGCTCACGGGCAGGCGCTTGGCCAGACCGGTCATGAGGGCGAAGCTCTGCATGTCCACATGAGAGCCGGTCGCATAGCGAGAGGTTGTGCCCGACGTGGCGCCGAAGCCAGCCCAGCCTGCCTGCGCCATGTTGTCCGCGCCAAGGACGGCAGCCGCGCGCGCGTTGCCCATGCCGGGCCCGGCCGCAAGATCCGCGCCTTGCGTCACAAGGGCGATGCTGGCCGCCTTGCCTTCGGACGGGGATTTGCGCACGCCTTCGTCGGTCTGCCCGGCGCTGGTCACCCGGGCCACCAGACTGTTGGAGGTTGTTTCCAGGCTGAAGGTGTAAAGGCTGGAAATGCCCGCCATGCCCGTGACGTTGTTGGTCATGCCCGCATCGGCGGTGAGGCTGGGAGCTTGGATAAGGGTAACGGTGTCATTGACGGCCAGCGGGGTTCCGCTGCCCATGATGCCCACCCCCACGGTGGTGGGGGCGGTGGAAGGGCCGCTGGAGGGCGTGCTGATATTCACGCCTTGGGTAACAGTAAGCACCGTGTCGCCAGCCCGGACCGTCTCTGGCAGATAGAACCGGAAGTGCTGGAAATTTTCGATGGAAGCTGCCTGAAGGTTCAGGGTGTGGATTTCCAGCGTGTTGCCGGTGCGGTCGTCCGAACCGGCTGCGGAGTGCCCGCCGATAAGGTTGGCAAGGCTCAGGTCGGGGCTGTCGAAGATGCGCAGGGTGTTGTCGGTAGCGTCGTGATCCCTGGAATATCCACCAAAGACGTCGGTGTGTATCGTGCCGCCAGTAATGGTTACAATGTTTTGGTAGGCGTATTCGGTTTGGGTGTATCCGCCGTATATTCCTTCGCCTGCATGTGTGCCGCCAGTTATTGTCACCAGGTTGTCCAAGGCATGGCCGCCCACGCTGAAGCCGCCGATTACGGGGCCGGAAACGCCTGAGTCGATAGTGACGTCCCCTCCCGTGGCATAATGATAATCGTAACTAACGGAGCCGATGTAACCGGGATTCGTGAAGTCCGCGACGGGGCCGGTTACACTGCCGCCCGAGTTGGCGGCTCGCAATGGTGCGGCCAGTGCAAGCGACGCCAGAAAGAGTAGCGCCGCCGCGGCACGCGCGGCATGGCTGCGCGTGCACTGCCGAGATTCTTTTGCCTGTGGGTTCCACAGGCGCAAGGACAAGAGCATGCCCCCCCCTGATGTACTGTTGTGACGTGGTGTTTCCCCAGACGGTCTGCGGGCGCAAGTATGCCCGGTGCCGCGGGTGCTGGCATCGGGCATTGATTGCGGCTCAGCCTTTCGGGTGTTATCTGGGCTGGTTCTATGTTAATGGAATGTAATGAGAATGTAAACGTGTCATGCCCCGTGTCGGCAAAAAATCGAGGCGTTGACACGGAGACGGCGCGGCACTCCGGGAGGGGGGCACCTGAACGGCATGCAGGGGATTTGCCACCGCACTGTTTAAGCAGGTCTTGCAATCGGACCTGCAATATGTTCGGTGACCGGGCTTGAAATCGGGACGGGGATCGGTGTTGCGGTGGGTCCGGTGTGAGGCGGGCGGCAAGCTGCTGCGTCATTGTCTGCGGGGGCCGTGTCGCAGCGCTCCGCGCCTGACCTTGCTGTGCCTACAACCGCATCTTCGCGTACAGCCCGGCCAGCCAGGGGCGAGAGTACAGGAAAAGGCGCAGCAGCAGCCACGAGCCGGGCTTGTCCTTGGCCTTGAAGCGGTGCACGTGGGCGGCACAGCCGGGCGGGTTGGGTCCCATGGTGGTGGCGAAGAACACGGAAAAACCCTGGGTCCGCGCGATGTCGCGGGCCTCGTCGCAATAGGCGCCCCACGGCCAGCACAGCGAGCGCACGGGGTGCCCCAGTTCGTCGGCCAGGGTGGCGGCGCAGGCGGTCAGTTCGCGGGTCATGCGGGCGGTGCGGTCGGCGTCGGATTCCGGCTGGCCAAGGCCGGACGGCGTGGCGGCAAAGGTTTCAACCAACGCTTCAAGTTCGTGTACCTTGCCGGAATCCTGGAAAAAGGCGTAGGCCCCGGCCTTGTCCTGCGGAACCAGCGCGCGGATGGCGTCCACCAGTTGCGGGTCTGGCACGAAGGCACGGCGCAGCAGGGCGGGGCGCTGGGGAAAGGCGGGCAGCCCCCACGGCACGGCAAAGTCCACCCGGTCGAAGGTGCGCGAGCGATGGCCGGGCGCGTGAAAACCCGTGTATTCCGGCTTGGCGAACACGGCGTGGTGCCAGTGGGAATGGGCGGCCACGGCCATGGTGCCGTCGGCCTCCATCAGCCGGGCCTCGTCCCAGTTGCAGAACAGGTCCTTGCGTTCGTCAAAGCCCAGTTGGTGTCGCACGTAGGGGGCATCCACGCGGGGCAGCCCGTCTTCGCGGATGCGTCCCGCGCGCACGTCGTCAAGCGTGGGCCGGGGCGCGCCCTGTTCCAGCTTGCCCGCCACGGCAAAGATGACACCCTTGTGCCCGTATTTCTTCAGGATGGGCCAGGCGTAGACATAGTTGTCCAGAAACCCGTCGTCAAAGGTGATCAGCGCGCTGCGCGGCGGCAGCGGGGCTTCGCCCAGCAGGTAGTCCTCTGCTTCGGCCAGGCCGATGCCGGTCCACCCGGCGCGGCGCATGGCCCGGCAGTGGGCCTCGAAGGTGTCCGGGTGGACGGCGATGGAATTCTTTCTGCGGCTGACGTAGTGGTACATCAGCACGGGCAGGCTCTTCAGGCCAGCGGATGCGGCGGGGCGGGATGCGGACATGCGGTGACGGTGGCTGGGCCGGTTTGGGGGTATGCAGGGGCGGGGGCGTGGAGACACGGTCCCGTTCGGCGTCTGTAGCGCAACGGCCCGTGATCGTCGAGGGGCACGGCAGCCGTGCCGGGGCCATGCGCGGGCGGCATGACGGGTGCCCCGGCGGGACGTCTGGTCGCCAGTCGGGGGCGCATCCGGCAGGACATACGGCAGGACATCCGGCAGGGCATACGGCAGGACATCCGGCAGGGCATCCGGCAGGGCATCCGGCAGGACATCCGGCAGACAACAGGCGCATTGTCTGTCGGTCTTTTGACGCAAGGCGCTTGACACCGGGGCGCGTCGGATTATCCTACAATGGCAGCAGGTTTGCAGCCACCTGGACAATAAAGGAGAGCTATACGAGATGGCAGTCGAATACAAGGACTATTACAAATTGCTGGGCGTGGAGCGTTTCGCCCCGCGCGACGACATCTCGAAGGCCTACAAGAAGCTTGCCCGCAAGTATCACCCGGACCTGAACCCCGGCGACAAGAACGCGGAAGAGCGCTTCAAGGAAATCAACGAAGCCTACGAGGTGCTCAAGGACGACGAGAAGCGTCGGCTCTACGATCAGCTCGGCCCCAACTGGCAGCATGGACAGCAGTTTCAGGGTGCGCCCGGCTTCGAGAACATGCGCTTCGACTTTGGCGGCGGGCGCGGCTTTGAAGGCGGCGGATTCAGCGACTTCTTCGAGACGCTGTTCGGCGGCGGCGGGGCGCGGGCGCGCGGGCCGGGAGGTCAGGGCGGCTTTGGGCCGGACCCGTTCGGCAATTTTTCCGCGCGGCAGCGGCGCGGCCGCGACGTGGAGGCAGAATTCTCGCTGGCGCTGGAAGAAGCCTACCGGGGCGGGCGCAAGGCCGTGACCCTGCGCGAGGCGGGCGGCAGCACCAAGACGCTGGAAGTGAACATTCCCTCCGGCGTGCGCGAAGGGGGGCGCATCCGCCTTGCCGGTCAGGGCGACCCCGGCATGGGCGGCGGCCCGGCGGGCGACCTGTACCTGAAGGTGCGCATGGCTCCCCACCCGCAGTTTACCCTGGATGGCGACAACGTGATCTACGACCTGCAACTGGCCCCGTGGGAAGCGGCGTTGGGCGCCACGGTGCGCGTGCCCACGCTGGACGGCGAGGTGGACGTTACCGTGGCCCCCGGCGCATGCAGCGGGCGCAAGCTGCGGCTGCGCGGCAAGGGGCTGGGCACGGGCGCGGCACGCGGCGACCAGTACGTGCGCATCGGCATCCGCACGCCGGGCGAGGCCACCCCGCGCGAACGGGAACTGTGGGAAGAACTGGCCCGGACCTCGGCGTTCCGGGCGCGCGACTAGCGGACAGGAAGACCGGAATTGATGCGGAACCCCGCCGACACGACTTGCATCCGGAGGTGACACCACATGTACCCCGATGACGGCAACGAACCTGGATATGACCGGGGGCACGGCCTTGCGCAGGGCGGTGAACTGCCCACCCGCTCGGAATTCATCGCCTGGGCGGAATTCCTTCAGGTGTCCGGCGTGCACCCCAGCCGCCTGGGCGAACTGATCGAACTGGGCTGGCTGGAGCCGCGCCGCACGGCGGGCGAAGGCTACCTGTTCCGCCGGGTGGACGTGTACCGCACCCGCAAGCTGGAACGCATCTGCGCCGACTTCGAACTGAACAGCCTTGGCGGCTCCATCGTGGTGGACCTGCTGGACCGCATCGACCGGCTGGAACGCAGGGTGCGCGAACTGGAAGCGCAACGATAGCGTCATGACCAGATAGCGTCATGACCAGATGAGTGCGCGGCCCGGCAGCGGAGCATCCGCACCGGGCAGCAACAGATTTTCCGCCACGGGCGCGCCGCCCCCGGAAACTTCCGGGGGCGCAGGCAGCCCACCGCATTCTTGGCCCGGCCCCGCCGGGCAAGGGGGAAAGGACGCCATGGACATCAACAAGTTTACCGAAAAATCGCAGCAGGCCATCGCAGAGGCCCAGTCTACCGCCGTGCGCCTTGGGCACCAGCAGGTGGACGTGGAGCACGCCGCGCTTGCCCTGGTCCGTCAGGAACAGGGGCTGGTGCCGCGCCTGCTGGAACGGGCGGGCTACAAGCCCGATGCCTTTGCCGCCGCCCTCGAGGCGGCATTGCAGAAGCGCCCGGCGGTCAGCGGCCCCGGAGCGGGCCAGGGGCAGATCTACGTCACCCAGCGCCTGAACCAGGCCCTGGTGCGCGCGCAGGACTTTGCCAAGCGGCTCAAGGACGAATACGTCAGCGTCGAGCACCTCATCTGCGCCTTTCTGGAAGAACCCGCCTCCACCGACATGGGCCGGGTTGCCCGCGAGTTCGGCCTGACGCAGGACAAGCTGCTGGCCGTGCTGGAAGACGTGCGCGGCGCGCAGCGCGTCACCTCGCAGAACCCGGAGGACACCTACGAGGCGCTCCAGAAGTACGGGCGCGACCTGGTGGAAGAAGCCCGCAAGGGCAAGCTGGACCCGGTCATCGGGCGCGATGCGGAGATCCGCCGCGTGGTGCGCATCCTGTCGCGGCGTACCAAGAACAACCCCGTGCTCATCGGCGAGGCGGGCGTGGGCAAGACGGCCATCGTCGAGGGCCTCGCCCACCGCATCCTGAAGGGCGACGTGCCGGAGGGCCTGAAGAACCGCAGCCTGTTCGCGCTGGACATGGGCGCGCTTATCGCCGGGGCCAAGTACCGGGGCGAGTTCGAGGAACGGTTGAAGGCCGTGCTGAAGGAAGTGGAAAAGGCCGAGGGCCGCATCCTGATGTTCATCGACGAACTGCACACCATCGTGGGCGCGGGCAAGTCCGACGGGGCCATGGATGCTGGCAACCTGCTGAAACCCATGCTGGCGCGCGGCGAGTTGCACTGCATCGGCGCCACCACCCTGGACGAGTACCGCAAGTACATCGAGAAGGACCCGGCGCTGGAACGCCGCTTTCAGCCGGTGGTGGTGGACGAACCCACGGTGGAGGACACCATATCCATCCTGCGCGGCCTGCGTGAACGATTCGAGGTGCACCACGGGGTGCGCATCAGCGATTCGGCCATCGTCGAGGCGGTGACCCTGTCGCACCGCTACATCACCGACCGCCAGTTGCCGGACAAGGCCATCGACCTCATCGACGAGGCCGCCGCGCTGATCCGCACCGAAATAGACTCGCTGCCCGCCGAACTGGACGAGGTGAACCGCAAGGTCATGCAACTCGAGATCGAGCGCGAAGCCCTGCGCCGCGAGAGCGACGCCGCCTCGCGCGAGCGGCTGGAAAAGCTGGAGAACGAACTGGCCGACCTGCGCGCCCGCCAGGCCACCCTGCTGGCCCAGTGGGAACGTGAAAAGGGCTCCATCGACGCCGTGCGCACCATCAAGGAAGATATCGAGCGCACCCGCCTGGCCATCGACGAGGCGGAACGCAACTACGACCTCAACCGTGCTGCGGAACTGAAGTATTCCAAGCTGCTGGAGCTTGAGCGCAAGCTGGCCGCCGCCGAGCATGGCGACGACGAGAACCGCCTGCTGAAGGAAGAGGTGCGCCCCGACGACGTGGCCGAAATCGTGGCCCGCTGGACGGGCATTCCGGTCACCCGGCTGCTGGAGTCGGAGCGCGAGAAGCTGCTGCGCCTGGGCGATGTGCTGCACGAGCGCGTGGTGGGGCAGGACGAGGCCGTGCAGGCCGTCGCCGAAGCCGTGCTGCGCGCCCGGGCCGGGCTGTCCGACCCTGGGCGGCCCATC
It encodes:
- a CDS encoding glycosyltransferase gives rise to the protein MRTIQVVNVRWFNATAWYGMMLARLLREAGHETLVLGLAGTESFERARAWGLDPIPLPLNAANPFTLAGLYGTLHRMVRDFRPHVVNCHRGESFVLWGLLKALHARGPHRFGLVRTRGDQRLPKGNRPNLFLHTRVADAVIATNTVMAEHFVNEMGVPADRVHTILGGVDESVFRFDAAGRARVRAEYGWADDDFVVGLLGRFDTVKGQRELIETAAGLREGRWDGTPRPRLRLMLAGFDSATPEATVRGWLREAAMEDVSVITGKRPDVAACISAMDLGVVASLWSETIARAALEIMACNRPLVSTTVGVMPDLLPQGALVPPGDVAAMAAAIAHAMDSPPWLEILRDACGLRIEALHRADFLNRTLGVYRDVYRGVWQGSYCPDVPPEVPPDGELGPNGPDVPSASDVTDAPDDTGGTGRA
- a CDS encoding autotransporter outer membrane beta-barrel domain-containing protein; its protein translation is MTITGGTHAGEGIYGGYTQTEYAYQNIVTITGGTIHTDVFGGYSRDHDATDNTLRIFDSPDLSLANLIGGHSAAGSDDRTGNTLEIHTLNLQAASIENFQHFRFYLPETVRAGDTVLTVTQGVNISTPSSGPSTAPTTVGVGIMGSGTPLAVNDTVTLIQAPSLTADAGMTNNVTGMAGISSLYTFSLETTSNSLVARVTSAGQTDEGVRKSPSEGKAASIALVTQGADLAAGPGMGNARAAAVLGADNMAQAGWAGFGATSGTTSRYATGSHVDMQSFALMTGLAKRLPVSGADLLVGAFFETSVGAYDSHNETAAGDSITARGDSRSAGGGLLGRVEATEGMARGLYAEATVRAGRLSSDYRSDDLNPMLGEAEYDINVAYYGAHAGLGYIWNISEQAWLDLYGKYFWTHTTGADVRILGDPVTFDDIDSYRTRLGARFGYALNKCITPYTGAAWEYEFDGTAHSVVAGVDAPAPTLKGGTGVGEAGIIWKPLPDSGFSLDLGAQGYTGVREGVGGNLSLMYEF
- a CDS encoding polysaccharide deacetylase family protein, which codes for MSASRPAASAGLKSLPVLMYHYVSRRKNSIAVHPDTFEAHCRAMRRAGWTGIGLAEAEDYLLGEAPLPPRSALITFDDGFLDNYVYAWPILKKYGHKGVIFAVAGKLEQGAPRPTLDDVRAGRIREDGLPRVDAPYVRHQLGFDERKDLFCNWDEARLMEADGTMAVAAHSHWHHAVFAKPEYTGFHAPGHRSRTFDRVDFAVPWGLPAFPQRPALLRRAFVPDPQLVDAIRALVPQDKAGAYAFFQDSGKVHELEALVETFAATPSGLGQPESDADRTARMTRELTACAATLADELGHPVRSLCWPWGAYCDEARDIARTQGFSVFFATTMGPNPPGCAAHVHRFKAKDKPGSWLLLRLFLYSRPWLAGLYAKMRL
- a CDS encoding J domain-containing protein, giving the protein MAVEYKDYYKLLGVERFAPRDDISKAYKKLARKYHPDLNPGDKNAEERFKEINEAYEVLKDDEKRRLYDQLGPNWQHGQQFQGAPGFENMRFDFGGGRGFEGGGFSDFFETLFGGGGARARGPGGQGGFGPDPFGNFSARQRRGRDVEAEFSLALEEAYRGGRKAVTLREAGGSTKTLEVNIPSGVREGGRIRLAGQGDPGMGGGPAGDLYLKVRMAPHPQFTLDGDNVIYDLQLAPWEAALGATVRVPTLDGEVDVTVAPGACSGRKLRLRGKGLGTGAARGDQYVRIGIRTPGEATPRERELWEELARTSAFRARD
- the clpB gene encoding ATP-dependent chaperone ClpB, with the translated sequence MDINKFTEKSQQAIAEAQSTAVRLGHQQVDVEHAALALVRQEQGLVPRLLERAGYKPDAFAAALEAALQKRPAVSGPGAGQGQIYVTQRLNQALVRAQDFAKRLKDEYVSVEHLICAFLEEPASTDMGRVAREFGLTQDKLLAVLEDVRGAQRVTSQNPEDTYEALQKYGRDLVEEARKGKLDPVIGRDAEIRRVVRILSRRTKNNPVLIGEAGVGKTAIVEGLAHRILKGDVPEGLKNRSLFALDMGALIAGAKYRGEFEERLKAVLKEVEKAEGRILMFIDELHTIVGAGKSDGAMDAGNLLKPMLARGELHCIGATTLDEYRKYIEKDPALERRFQPVVVDEPTVEDTISILRGLRERFEVHHGVRISDSAIVEAVTLSHRYITDRQLPDKAIDLIDEAAALIRTEIDSLPAELDEVNRKVMQLEIEREALRRESDAASRERLEKLENELADLRARQATLLAQWEREKGSIDAVRTIKEDIERTRLAIDEAERNYDLNRAAELKYSKLLELERKLAAAEHGDDENRLLKEEVRPDDVAEIVARWTGIPVTRLLESEREKLLRLGDVLHERVVGQDEAVQAVAEAVLRARAGLSDPGRPIGSFIFLGPTGVGKTELCKTLAESLFDSEDNIVRIDMSEYMEKHAVARLIGAPPGYVGYDEGGQLTEAVRRKPYSVVLFDEIEKAHADVFNVLLQILDDGRLTDSHGRTVDFKNTIIIMTSNIGSSHLLDGITEGGEFRPGVRDRVMDEMRRHFRPEFLNRVDEIVMFRPLLPEQIGRIVELLLGRLRGRLAERKITLELTDAARDFIAESAYDPVYGARPLRRYLQTNVETPLARRLISGDLKDGQHVAIGVRLDKLTFE
- a CDS encoding chaperone modulator CbpM is translated as MYPDDGNEPGYDRGHGLAQGGELPTRSEFIAWAEFLQVSGVHPSRLGELIELGWLEPRRTAGEGYLFRRVDVYRTRKLERICADFELNSLGGSIVVDLLDRIDRLERRVRELEAQR
- a CDS encoding beta-eliminating lyase-related protein, which translates into the protein MSLKSFASDNTSGVHPRILAAMGRANAGHAHPYGQDPYTEQAKEVFARHFGPDIDMYFVFLGTAANVLGLRAVTRPWHSVVCADVAHINVDECGAPESVTGSKLQVIPSHDGRIRVMDVVPLLHMIGNFHHSQPRVISITQSTELGTVYSPAQIRALADFAHANGMLLHMDGARLANAAAALDVSLAALTRDAGVDVLSFGGTKNGMMFGEAVIFFNPELSREFNFIRKQGMQLISKMRFIAAQFIEMLHDGLWLENARNANTMARLMADSLRGLPHVTITRPVEANAVFARLSPEHIAKLQQDFYFYEWDPVLHEVRWMTSFDTTEEDVREFTDAVKALG